The DNA sequence GACATTACCTAGCAAATAAACCTAGTATGACCAGAAAGATGATAATTAGCCAAATGAGATTGTTTTTAGTAAATATATTTGAGTAATTCACAGGACGTCCTTGTGCTGCGACATAAGTATAAGATGATGTATTCTTTGTAATAAGTAAAGGAGCTAATATGGCTCCACCAATTAGCCCGAATAAATGAGCGACAACATTAATATTTGGATTTATAAATGTCATGATTAAACCGATGACTAAAATGGTAATAATGACTTGTGAGTTGGCATGGTCAATGATATCTTTACGGAATTGAACAATATACAAATAAACTCCGAATAAGCCGAATATAGCACCGGATGAACCAACATGCGCATATTGTAATGGCTCAATGAAGTATGTTGCCATATTTGCAATAAAACCAGCACCAATATAAACAATGATGAATTTCCACTTGCCTAGCATTTTTTCTAGAGCAGGGCCAAACAATACGAGTGAAAATGAGTTCAACAGCATATGGCCAAAACCACTATGAATAATAATTGGTGTAAATAGACGCCAGTATTCTCCTTGTGATATAAGAAAGTTCAATCCAACCATTTGTTGGAAAATTATATTTGACATTGATGTAGGAATGGCTAAAATCAACCAAAATAAAATATGAATAGCAATGATAAATGAAATAATAGGATATAAAAACAAAAAGGTGCGAAAGTTTTCGGTTCTCATAAACATAAATTAATTTCTCCTTTACGTATATATCTTTCTATATAGTATTATTAAGTAATTATTATATGCATAGAGAGGGTTTTTATATGATTATCGGGATTGGGATTGATATCGTTGAAATAAAACGTGTAGCCAGTACTCTTGAAAGACAAGGCGAAAGGTTTATAAATAGAATTTTAACACAAAATGAACAAAAAATTTTTAATCAACTCCAAGGGTTGAGACAAATAGAATTTTTTTGTGGTAGATTTGCTGCAAAAGAAGCCTATTCAAAAGCTCTAGGCACGGGAATTGGAAAGGAAATTAGCTTTTTAGATATTGAAATTACATCAAATGAGCAAGGAAGGCCAATTATCGCAGTTTCCGATGAAAATCATATACATCTTTCGATATCTCACAGTCAAGAATATGCTGTAGCTCAAGTAATAATTGAAAGCTCGTCAAGCTAG is a window from the Bacillus sp. SM2101 genome containing:
- a CDS encoding rhomboid family intramembrane serine protease, encoding MFMRTENFRTFLFLYPIISFIIAIHILFWLILAIPTSMSNIIFQQMVGLNFLISQGEYWRLFTPIIIHSGFGHMLLNSFSLVLFGPALEKMLGKWKFIIVYIGAGFIANMATYFIEPLQYAHVGSSGAIFGLFGVYLYIVQFRKDIIDHANSQVIITILVIGLIMTFINPNINVVAHLFGLIGGAILAPLLITKNTSSYTYVAAQGRPVNYSNIFTKNNLIWLIIIFLVILGLFAR
- the acpS gene encoding holo-ACP synthase, yielding MIIGIGIDIVEIKRVASTLERQGERFINRILTQNEQKIFNQLQGLRQIEFFCGRFAAKEAYSKALGTGIGKEISFLDIEITSNEQGRPIIAVSDENHIHLSISHSQEYAVAQVIIESSSS